Proteins found in one Campylobacter lari genomic segment:
- a CDS encoding Gfo/Idh/MocA family protein, with protein sequence MKIGLIGLGKMGKNHLRELERNLKVKEIHLYDPFCKDEFKHFLHKNFDDFLKQNLDGIIIATPTNTHLDIALKVFPKIKNVLIEKPLALNVEEILILEQKARENKVRVGVGFCERFNPAILTLKEKLLEDEIISINIQRISPYPQRINDVGVLSDLGVHDIDLVRFLSQEQILKANIYKSFHHDKFEDEVMISLKLENILASIHDSWNGQCIIRKITLLGKKHTYELDLKNFELFINMQKFPNLYDNSPLYAEHEAFFEFLQNGACKNLASIEDALRVQEILEGV encoded by the coding sequence ATGAAAATAGGGCTTATAGGCCTTGGTAAAATGGGTAAAAACCATTTAAGAGAACTTGAGCGTAATTTGAAAGTAAAAGAAATTCATCTTTATGATCCTTTTTGTAAAGATGAATTTAAACACTTTTTGCATAAAAATTTTGATGATTTTTTAAAGCAAAATCTTGATGGTATTATCATTGCCACGCCTACAAATACGCATTTAGACATAGCTTTAAAGGTTTTTCCTAAAATAAAAAATGTTTTGATAGAAAAGCCTTTGGCGTTAAATGTTGAAGAAATTTTAATTTTAGAGCAAAAAGCTAGAGAAAATAAAGTCAGAGTAGGAGTGGGCTTTTGTGAGAGATTTAATCCTGCTATTTTAACTTTAAAAGAAAAACTTTTAGAAGATGAGATTATAAGTATTAATATACAAAGAATTTCACCTTACCCACAAAGAATAAATGATGTAGGTGTTTTAAGCGATCTTGGTGTGCATGATATTGACTTAGTTAGATTTTTAAGTCAAGAACAAATTTTAAAAGCAAATATTTATAAAAGCTTTCATCATGATAAATTTGAAGATGAGGTAATGATAAGCTTGAAATTAGAAAATATCTTAGCAAGTATCCATGATAGCTGGAATGGACAATGCATTATAAGAAAGATTACGCTTTTAGGTAAAAAACATACCTATGAACTTGATCTTAAAAATTTTGAACTTTTTATCAATATGCAAAAATTTCCAAATTTATATGACAATTCTCCTTTATATGCTGAACATGAAGCTTTTTTTGAGTTTTTACAAAATGGAGCTTGTAAGAATTTAGCTAGTATTGAAGATGCTTTGAGAGTGCAAGAAATTTTAGAAGGTGTTTGA
- a CDS encoding AAA family ATPase encodes MKYKELIDSFIPNARHLSFINHHEFITCEHLLFALVKLSNDFKNLLEEIGDGDLQGFENELKNYLAKNNEILKKEIEPIFSVILENILHKLNAKNQTSVIDFIIALCKEEKAYSYNILKKHLIEEEKIKELLQNAEFENLKTHTIELVELAKKGKIDPVIGRKFELERMMQILSRRKKNNPILVGEPGVGKSAVIDGLALAIAEEKVPKHLKNSKIYSLDMASLLSGTKYRGDFEKRLKDIIKELENIPNAILFIDEIHTIVGTGASNESHADMSNLLKPALSNGNIKCIGATTFIEYKNTFDKNKALSRRFAKIDIDEPSEEECFLILQGLKSKYENFHKIKISDEILQTSIKLAKQFLHDKFLPDSAIDLIDELGASFALEDKKSKKIVKVKDLENTLARMTHSHKIYESDQGKILKNLEHDLKQNIFGQGEAIKALCSILKQSYAGLKGKNTPKGVFLFTGSSGVGKTELAKNLAQILNLNLERFDMSEYSQKHDVSKLIGTSAGYVGYEDGGLLSNSIRKNPFSVVLFDEIEKAHPDLTNTFLQIFDNASLTDNSGLKADFKNTIIIMTSNLGLKESNELGFLSNDKEKSNKAIKDFFTPEFINRIDKIIHFNDLDQEILEQIVQKELDLMAKNLNNITIEADKKVKEFLAKKTNNREFGVRLLKRIIAEELGERLSDEILFGKLKNGGKLKLKLSKNEKIEFVF; translated from the coding sequence ATGAAATATAAAGAACTAATTGACTCATTTATACCAAATGCAAGACATTTAAGCTTTATCAATCATCATGAATTTATCACTTGCGAGCATTTGCTTTTTGCTTTAGTTAAGCTTAGCAATGATTTTAAAAATCTACTTGAAGAAATCGGAGATGGTGATTTACAAGGCTTTGAAAATGAATTAAAAAACTACTTGGCTAAAAATAACGAAATTTTAAAAAAAGAAATAGAACCTATTTTTTCTGTAATCTTGGAAAATATATTGCACAAGCTAAATGCAAAAAACCAAACAAGTGTGATTGATTTTATCATCGCACTTTGCAAAGAAGAAAAAGCTTATTCTTATAATATTTTAAAAAAACACCTAATAGAAGAAGAAAAAATAAAAGAATTGTTGCAAAATGCTGAATTTGAAAATTTAAAAACCCATACCATAGAGCTAGTTGAACTTGCAAAAAAAGGCAAAATCGATCCTGTTATAGGTAGGAAATTTGAACTTGAAAGAATGATGCAAATTCTAAGCCGTCGTAAGAAAAATAATCCTATTTTAGTTGGTGAACCAGGTGTTGGTAAAAGCGCTGTTATAGATGGGCTAGCACTAGCTATAGCTGAAGAAAAAGTACCAAAACACTTAAAAAACTCAAAAATTTATAGTCTTGATATGGCAAGCTTGCTTTCAGGGACAAAATACAGAGGTGATTTTGAAAAAAGACTAAAAGATATCATTAAAGAATTAGAAAATATCCCTAATGCTATTTTATTTATAGATGAAATTCATACCATAGTAGGAACTGGCGCAAGCAATGAAAGTCATGCAGATATGTCAAATTTATTAAAACCTGCATTAAGCAATGGCAATATCAAATGCATAGGAGCAACTACTTTTATAGAATACAAAAATACCTTTGATAAAAACAAAGCTCTAAGTAGAAGATTTGCAAAAATTGATATAGATGAGCCAAGCGAAGAAGAGTGCTTTTTAATCTTACAAGGCTTAAAAAGCAAATACGAAAATTTTCACAAAATCAAAATCAGTGATGAAATTTTACAAACAAGTATAAAACTAGCTAAACAATTTTTACATGATAAATTTTTACCCGATAGTGCGATTGATTTAATCGATGAGCTTGGTGCAAGCTTTGCTTTAGAAGATAAAAAAAGTAAAAAAATAGTAAAAGTAAAAGACTTAGAAAATACTTTAGCAAGAATGACACATTCTCATAAAATTTATGAAAGCGATCAAGGTAAAATTCTTAAGAACTTAGAGCATGATTTAAAACAAAACATCTTTGGACAAGGTGAAGCTATTAAAGCTTTATGTTCTATTTTAAAACAAAGCTATGCAGGATTAAAAGGTAAAAATACCCCAAAAGGTGTATTTTTATTTACCGGTTCAAGCGGGGTTGGTAAAACTGAACTTGCTAAAAATTTAGCACAAATTTTAAATCTTAATCTTGAAAGATTTGACATGAGTGAATACTCACAAAAACATGATGTGAGCAAACTCATAGGAACTTCAGCAGGTTATGTGGGCTATGAAGATGGTGGCTTGCTTAGTAATAGTATTAGAAAAAATCCTTTTAGTGTAGTTTTATTTGATGAGATAGAAAAGGCTCATCCTGATTTAACTAATACTTTTTTACAAATTTTTGATAATGCAAGCTTGACAGATAATAGTGGATTAAAAGCTGATTTTAAAAACACCATTATCATTATGACTTCAAATTTAGGCCTCAAAGAAAGCAATGAGCTTGGTTTTTTAAGTAATGATAAAGAAAAAAGTAATAAAGCTATAAAAGATTTCTTTACGCCTGAGTTTATCAATCGTATTGACAAAATCATTCATTTTAATGACTTAGATCAAGAAATTTTAGAACAAATCGTTCAAAAAGAACTGGATTTAATGGCAAAAAATTTAAACAATATTACTATAGAAGCTGATAAAAAAGTAAAAGAATTTCTTGCTAAAAAAACTAATAATAGAGAATTTGGAGTCAGACTATTAAAACGCATTATTGCCGAAGAATTAGGAGAGAGATTAAGTGATGAAATTTTATTTGGAAAATTAAAAAATGGCGGTAAATTAAAACTCAAACTTTCAAAAAATGAAAAAATCGAATTTGTATTCTAA
- the aat gene encoding leucyl/phenylalanyl-tRNA--protein transferase: MKKSNLYSKLLKSPDDAPVFISEKLEVDFIPYAYSLGLFPWTSNPVTWWCPSPRMVLLPDEVRIQKSIKKALKTYEIRLDFDFNSLISHCAKRKKTWISQEFIQIYTKLFDQNLAHSVEVYENDVLIGGLYGLIIGKIFFGESMISLKKDASKVALIRLCEFLKPYDFLIDCQVPNEHLKFMGAKEMTKKDFLKTLEKKVSLESGFKNFKNLL, translated from the coding sequence ATGAAAAAATCGAATTTGTATTCTAAACTTTTAAAAAGCCCTGATGATGCTCCTGTTTTTATCAGTGAAAAATTAGAGGTAGATTTTATACCTTATGCATATAGCCTAGGGCTTTTTCCATGGACTAGCAATCCTGTTACTTGGTGGTGTCCTTCTCCTAGAATGGTGCTTTTACCTGATGAAGTCCGCATACAAAAAAGCATAAAAAAAGCTTTGAAAACTTATGAAATAAGACTTGATTTTGATTTTAACTCGCTTATAAGTCATTGTGCAAAAAGAAAAAAAACTTGGATAAGTCAAGAATTTATACAAATTTACACAAAGCTTTTTGATCAAAATTTAGCTCACAGTGTTGAAGTTTATGAAAATGATGTTTTAATCGGTGGTTTATACGGACTTATTATAGGCAAAATATTTTTTGGCGAAAGCATGATAAGTCTTAAAAAAGATGCCTCAAAAGTAGCCCTAATAAGACTTTGTGAGTTTTTAAAACCATATGATTTTTTAATAGATTGTCAAGTACCTAATGAGCATTTAAAATTTATGGGTGCTAAAGAAATGACAAAAAAAGATTTTTTAAAAACACTAGAAAAAAAAGTTTCACTTGAAAGTGGCTTTAAAAATTTCAAAAATTTACTATAA
- the fliE gene encoding flagellar hook-basal body complex protein FliE yields the protein MNTINGINQFNNANNKNNNNNNTSIGDEFSSLLKNSINNLNKTQETAEAAMVDIATGEVKDLHQAAIAISKAESNMKFMLEVRNKAINAYKEISRTQI from the coding sequence ATGAACACTATCAATGGTATAAATCAATTTAATAATGCTAACAACAAAAACAATAATAACAACAATACAAGTATAGGCGATGAGTTTTCGAGCTTATTGAAAAATTCCATCAATAACCTTAATAAAACCCAGGAAACTGCTGAAGCTGCTATGGTAGACATCGCAACAGGCGAAGTAAAAGACTTGCATCAAGCAGCAATTGCAATTAGTAAAGCTGAATCAAATATGAAATTTATGCTTGAAGTTAGAAATAAGGCCATAAACGCATATAAAGAAATTTCAAGAACTCAAATTTAA
- a CDS encoding class I SAM-dependent methyltransferase → MEINYYNNLCSEMYDILHNKAPQDELDFYLSYARKEYKILEPLCGNGRFMIPFLIQGFDIIGIDSSEEMLKKLKQKYPLAQTFCADLLKYNFKEKYDYIFIPSGSISLFTNIIECKIVLKNIKNALKKDGVFVFAVDNINAKSYNDDNYKITSSVSTHNGFNLVLKNKSYFDEKTQTQFYPSIYELYDEDKLIKSEYMDFQIHLYRQGEMEDYLKEVGFTKINSYFSFSKTLTNNNQSDFFLYECSH, encoded by the coding sequence ATGGAAATTAACTATTATAATAATCTTTGTAGTGAAATGTATGATATTTTACATAATAAAGCACCTCAAGATGAATTAGATTTTTATTTATCATATGCCAGAAAAGAATATAAAATTTTAGAACCTTTATGTGGAAATGGAAGATTTATGATTCCTTTTTTAATTCAAGGTTTTGATATCATAGGAATAGATTCTTCTGAGGAAATGTTAAAAAAACTAAAACAAAAATATCCTCTTGCACAAACATTTTGCGCTGATCTTTTAAAGTATAATTTTAAAGAAAAATATGATTATATATTTATCCCATCAGGATCAATTTCTCTGTTTACTAATATCATAGAATGCAAGATTGTTTTAAAAAACATAAAAAACGCATTAAAGAAAGATGGAGTATTTGTATTTGCGGTAGACAACATAAACGCAAAAAGCTATAATGACGATAACTATAAAATAACATCATCGGTATCAACTCATAACGGCTTCAATCTTGTGTTGAAAAATAAAAGTTACTTTGATGAAAAAACACAAACTCAATTTTATCCTAGCATATATGAACTATACGATGAAGATAAATTAATAAAAAGTGAATATATGGATTTTCAAATACATTTATATAGACAAGGAGAAATGGAAGATTATTTAAAAGAAGTTGGTTTTACAAAAATAAATTCTTATTTTTCTTTTTCAAAAACTCTTACAAACAACAACCAATCTGATTTCTTTTTATACGAATGTAGCCATTAA
- a CDS encoding cell division protein FtsI/penicillin-binding protein, protein MLSNTIKNRVSKVAFAFCMALFFMTLFLLSTFFLTSKRHIPNTQKEQYFSALRGNIITSDNFTVTSSRQIYRAEIDLRSLNPDKKDLFLTLFQIYSGASDSQMQDIKKRMFAKKKRSHNFILLQDINSKDASYLKELAKKLYTQGFFKSFTNSNGRVETRGLDIIEHKEDRVYMPKDSLTPIIGYTRTYMDEQSGIFKNIGIKGLERYYNDCLNPLQNAKIQGLRDIGGNIILNSRSYEKRKIDGCNLYLNISLKLQKGLEKAIDKRNEDLKANEIIVAIMESKSGKILALASSRRYDPQNRGKDLSVLNASAIEYGYEAGSVIKPFIFTTALMLDKIKVNEVINTQGGQYKLGRFTIRDDHKKDKMTMEEVITYSSNVGMIKIAQRLSNIEIISGLRIFRFGEKSGIDLPYEQKGEIPNPKKLREVEKSVLSYGYGLKTTFMQLLAAYNVFNNDGIYITPQIANKIYQDGRLIKLDDEIKKEKILSSKAAKEMQQILINVIEKGTGKKAQTKGIVIGGKTGTARIAERKGYTSNRYNASFFGFANDGKNNYTIGVLVRNPTKAYSYYAAQSALPMFKDTVNLMIKESYLKPDQ, encoded by the coding sequence ATGCTTTCAAACACCATTAAAAATAGAGTTTCAAAAGTAGCTTTTGCTTTTTGTATGGCTCTGTTTTTTATGACCTTGTTTTTACTTTCTACTTTTTTTCTAACCTCAAAACGCCATATACCAAACACTCAAAAAGAACAATACTTTTCTGCTCTTAGAGGCAACATTATAACAAGTGATAATTTCACTGTAACTTCAAGTAGACAAATTTATAGAGCTGAAATTGATCTAAGAAGCTTAAATCCTGATAAAAAAGATTTATTTTTAACTCTTTTTCAAATTTATAGTGGTGCTAGTGATAGCCAAATGCAAGATATAAAAAAAAGAATGTTTGCAAAGAAAAAAAGAAGCCATAATTTTATTTTACTCCAAGATATTAATTCAAAAGATGCAAGCTACTTAAAAGAATTAGCCAAAAAACTTTATACTCAAGGATTTTTTAAGTCTTTTACAAATAGTAATGGCAGGGTTGAAACAAGAGGACTTGACATCATAGAACATAAAGAAGATCGTGTGTATATGCCAAAAGACTCGCTCACTCCAATTATAGGTTATACAAGAACTTATATGGATGAGCAAAGTGGAATTTTCAAGAATATAGGTATAAAAGGTTTAGAAAGATACTACAATGATTGTTTAAATCCTTTACAAAACGCTAAAATTCAAGGCTTAAGGGATATAGGTGGTAATATTATATTAAATTCACGCTCTTATGAAAAGCGCAAAATAGATGGTTGCAATTTATACTTAAATATTTCACTAAAACTTCAAAAAGGTTTAGAAAAAGCTATTGATAAAAGAAATGAAGATCTAAAAGCTAATGAAATTATAGTTGCTATCATGGAAAGCAAAAGTGGAAAAATTTTAGCCCTTGCTAGTTCAAGAAGATACGATCCACAAAATCGCGGAAAAGATCTTTCTGTGCTTAATGCAAGTGCGATAGAATATGGCTATGAAGCAGGTTCTGTTATAAAGCCTTTTATATTTACCACTGCTTTAATGCTTGACAAAATCAAAGTTAATGAAGTCATCAACACCCAAGGTGGCCAATATAAGCTTGGTCGTTTTACTATACGCGATGATCATAAAAAAGATAAAATGACCATGGAAGAAGTTATTACCTACTCTTCAAATGTTGGTATGATTAAAATTGCCCAAAGATTAAGCAATATTGAAATCATCTCAGGACTTAGAATTTTTCGTTTTGGAGAAAAAAGTGGCATTGATCTTCCTTATGAACAAAAAGGAGAAATACCAAATCCAAAAAAATTAAGAGAAGTAGAAAAATCAGTATTAAGCTATGGTTACGGTTTAAAAACAACTTTTATGCAACTTCTAGCTGCTTATAATGTATTTAACAATGATGGAATTTATATCACACCACAAATTGCAAATAAAATTTATCAAGATGGACGTTTAATAAAACTTGATGATGAAATTAAAAAAGAAAAGATACTTTCAAGCAAAGCTGCCAAAGAAATGCAACAAATTTTAATCAATGTTATAGAAAAAGGAACAGGCAAAAAAGCACAAACTAAAGGTATTGTCATAGGCGGTAAAACAGGTACAGCTAGAATTGCTGAAAGAAAAGGCTATACTTCAAATCGCTATAATGCTTCATTTTTTGGCTTTGCAAATGATGGGAAAAATAATTACACCATAGGAGTTTTAGTAAGAAATCCCACTAAAGCTTATAGCTATTATGCTGCACAAAGTGCTTTACCTATGTTTAAAGATACAGTAAATCTTATGATAAAAGAAAGTTATTTAAAACCGGATCAATAG
- the flgB gene encoding flagellar basal body rod protein FlgB, which produces MISPFKSKELIVDALAGRNLRSQMINSNLANVDTPFYKARDIEFETALVNRANEIFKKKDTKELELASTNVNHQKPWKFPDPNKSTIYLRDGHLARNDANTVDLDVETTEMSKNTMMITALDGVLRRQSNIFSTIIDTSSKLG; this is translated from the coding sequence ATGATAAGCCCTTTTAAATCAAAAGAACTTATTGTCGATGCTTTAGCAGGAAGAAATCTAAGAAGTCAAATGATTAACTCTAACCTTGCAAATGTTGATACTCCTTTTTATAAAGCAAGAGATATAGAATTTGAAACTGCTTTGGTTAATAGAGCAAATGAAATTTTCAAAAAAAAAGATACCAAGGAGCTTGAATTAGCAAGCACAAATGTTAATCATCAAAAACCTTGGAAATTTCCAGATCCTAATAAATCAACTATTTATTTAAGAGATGGACATTTAGCAAGAAATGATGCAAATACAGTAGATCTTGATGTAGAAACTACTGAAATGAGTAAAAATACTATGATGATTACTGCTTTAGATGGTGTTTTAAGAAGACAAAGTAATATTTTTTCAACCATCATAGATACAAGCTCTAAATTAGGCTAG
- the flgC gene encoding flagellar basal body rod protein FlgC, which yields MAYLSDFDISGYGLSAQRFRMNVISSNIANANTTRTAEGGPYRRREVIFKATDFNELLNKQIAKDNNFLEYENPLNDPASQKDAKPAIMSVVVDKVVRDDKDFRMKFDPSHPDANEQGYVAFPNINPVIEMADLIEATRAYQANVSAFTSTKTIAQSAIDLLRG from the coding sequence ATGGCTTATTTAAGTGATTTTGATATTAGTGGATATGGACTTAGTGCTCAACGCTTTAGAATGAATGTAATTAGCTCAAACATAGCTAATGCAAATACTACTAGAACAGCAGAAGGTGGTCCATATAGAAGAAGAGAAGTGATTTTCAAAGCAACTGATTTTAATGAATTGCTAAATAAACAAATTGCTAAAGATAATAATTTTTTAGAATATGAAAATCCTTTAAATGATCCAGCTTCTCAAAAAGATGCAAAACCTGCTATAATGAGTGTAGTGGTTGATAAAGTTGTAAGAGATGATAAAGATTTTCGCATGAAATTTGATCCATCTCATCCAGATGCGAATGAGCAAGGCTATGTTGCTTTTCCAAATATAAACCCGGTAATTGAAATGGCTGATTTAATAGAAGCAACAAGAGCTTATCAAGCAAATGTAAGTGCTTTTACAAGCACCAAAACTATAGCACAAAGTGCGATAGATTTATTAAGAGGCTAA
- the hemH gene encoding ferrochelatase: MKYVFFLNMGGVNKLEECEVFLKNMFNDPYILGIKNVFLRKFVAFMIRKSRLKAMKQNYEKMGGKSPLTEITQSLCDKLNSKTREYNFDFISLYVPPFANEVFSKYDFQKNDEIILFPLYPHHSKTTVISSLEVVENELKNFLNQANVKVVDVFYKDELYNEMIIKHILEQKKKYNYKTLIFSAHSLPLSVIKKGDLYEKHVQEHVSILKEKLKNEFDQIILSYQSKLGPVKWLEPNTSDILENLDQKALIYPISFCIDCSETIFELGIEYRHLAKSDYELIACPNDSDEFIEFILNKTDI, translated from the coding sequence GTGAAATATGTCTTTTTTCTAAATATGGGTGGGGTTAATAAACTTGAAGAGTGTGAAGTTTTTTTAAAAAATATGTTTAACGATCCTTATATTTTAGGGATAAAAAATGTTTTTTTAAGAAAATTTGTAGCCTTTATGATAAGAAAATCAAGACTAAAAGCTATGAAGCAAAACTATGAAAAAATGGGCGGGAAGTCCCCGTTGACTGAAATTACGCAAAGTTTATGTGATAAATTAAATTCTAAAACTAGAGAATATAACTTTGATTTTATCAGCTTATACGTGCCACCCTTTGCAAATGAGGTTTTTTCAAAATATGATTTTCAAAAAAATGATGAAATCATTTTATTTCCTTTATACCCCCATCATTCTAAAACCACTGTAATTAGTTCTTTAGAAGTAGTGGAAAATGAGCTAAAAAATTTCCTAAATCAAGCTAATGTAAAAGTTGTTGATGTTTTTTATAAAGATGAACTTTACAATGAAATGATTATAAAGCATATTTTAGAACAAAAGAAAAAGTATAATTATAAAACTTTGATTTTTTCTGCTCATTCTTTACCACTTTCAGTGATTAAAAAAGGTGATTTGTATGAAAAACATGTACAAGAGCATGTGAGTATTTTAAAAGAAAAACTTAAAAATGAATTTGATCAAATCATTTTATCCTATCAATCAAAACTAGGTCCAGTAAAATGGCTTGAACCGAATACAAGTGATATTTTAGAAAATTTAGATCAAAAAGCTTTGATTTATCCAATATCTTTTTGTATAGATTGTTCTGAAACGATTTTTGAGCTTGGAATAGAGTATAGACACTTAGCAAAAAGTGATTATGAGCTTATTGCTTGCCCTAATGATAGTGATGAGTTTATAGAGTTTATTTTAAATAAAACAGATATTTAA
- a CDS encoding DegT/DnrJ/EryC1/StrS family aminotransferase, protein MPFIDLNAQYNAYKNEIDEAISEVLQSTSFIGGAKLEEFENNLSKYVGIKHAIGCSSGTSALFLALMALGVGRDDEVIVPSFTFIATAEMVALIGAKPVFVDIDFKDYNLSLEKVQSVITPKTKAVIAVSIFGLMPDMFALKELCKSQNIALIEDSAQSFGASQKGIKSCAIADISCTSFFPSKPLGAYGDGGAIFTQDDELAQKIKIYLNHGQVQRYKHKYIGINGRLDTIQAAILNVKLKYLDEEIKRREAIAKVYDENLKNCILPPRKDGFMSAWAQYSVRVENREIFMQKLQEQGIPTAVHYPLGLHLQEAFDYLAYKNGDLSNTELLSNEILSLPMSAFLKEEHQVRVIEAFK, encoded by the coding sequence ATTCCTTTTATAGACTTAAATGCTCAATATAATGCTTATAAAAATGAAATTGATGAGGCTATTAGTGAAGTTTTACAAAGCACTTCTTTTATAGGTGGTGCAAAATTAGAAGAATTTGAAAACAATTTATCTAAATATGTAGGTATTAAACACGCAATAGGTTGTTCAAGTGGCACAAGTGCGTTATTTTTAGCCTTGATGGCTTTGGGTGTGGGTAGGGATGATGAGGTAATAGTGCCAAGTTTTACCTTTATAGCTACGGCTGAAATGGTTGCTCTAATTGGTGCTAAACCTGTTTTTGTAGATATTGATTTTAAAGATTATAATCTTAGTTTAGAAAAAGTTCAAAGTGTTATTACGCCTAAAACTAAAGCTGTAATTGCTGTGAGTATTTTTGGGCTTATGCCTGATATGTTTGCTCTAAAAGAGCTTTGTAAAAGTCAAAATATTGCTTTGATAGAAGATAGTGCACAAAGTTTTGGAGCTAGTCAAAAAGGCATAAAATCATGTGCTATAGCTGATATATCTTGCACAAGTTTTTTTCCGTCTAAGCCTTTAGGTGCTTATGGAGATGGTGGAGCGATTTTTACTCAAGATGATGAATTAGCGCAAAAAATAAAAATTTATTTAAACCATGGACAAGTGCAAAGATATAAGCATAAATACATCGGTATTAATGGAAGGCTTGATACCATCCAAGCAGCTATTTTAAATGTGAAATTAAAATACTTAGATGAAGAGATTAAAAGAAGAGAAGCAATAGCAAAAGTATATGATGAAAATTTAAAAAATTGCATTTTACCACCAAGAAAAGATGGTTTTATGAGTGCTTGGGCTCAATATAGCGTGCGTGTAGAGAATAGAGAAATTTTCATGCAAAAATTACAAGAGCAAGGCATACCTACTGCTGTGCATTATCCTTTAGGGCTTCATTTACAAGAGGCTTTTGATTATCTTGCTTATAAAAATGGTGATTTGTCAAATACAGAACTTTTAAGCAATGAAATTTTATCCTTACCTATGAGTGCGTTTTTAAAAGAAGAGCATCAAGTTAGAGTGATTGAGGCTTTTAAATGA